A portion of the Corynebacterium ammoniagenes DSM 20306 genome contains these proteins:
- a CDS encoding CBS domain-containing protein, producing the protein MTPSSQEQELPSRTNAADYQSRAIPFLAAFNDIETHLRITLDAKRSDSFWWMVDRAVDKHLLSRRQGEVLKDYGNLRNAISHGRYHDGEPIAEPHPVVVEDIEMLRGILMDPPIALSILQPTDVVSLTPSSAISEALHVIRKQGYAQIPVYEDNKFVQLLTTNTISRWVARDLADNNTLDARTIGDVLAMVDKVDEAVFLARETTAQEAVDALISPDKNGRLPYAAIVTETGNRNQRPLRIITSSDLAVLIDSLSME; encoded by the coding sequence ATGACGCCTTCTTCACAAGAGCAAGAACTCCCGTCCCGGACTAATGCCGCGGACTATCAAAGCCGGGCTATCCCCTTCTTGGCCGCATTTAATGATATTGAAACGCATTTGCGTATTACGCTCGATGCCAAGCGCTCTGATTCTTTTTGGTGGATGGTCGACCGCGCCGTGGACAAGCACCTGCTCTCACGCCGGCAGGGCGAAGTGCTCAAAGATTATGGAAATCTTCGCAACGCCATCTCCCACGGCCGCTACCACGATGGCGAGCCGATAGCCGAGCCGCATCCGGTGGTCGTGGAAGATATTGAAATGTTGCGCGGGATATTAATGGACCCACCCATTGCACTCAGCATCCTTCAGCCCACTGACGTCGTGAGTCTGACTCCATCTTCAGCCATTTCCGAGGCCTTGCACGTAATCCGCAAGCAAGGTTATGCGCAGATCCCCGTCTATGAGGACAATAAATTTGTCCAGCTATTGACCACCAACACCATCTCCCGGTGGGTGGCTCGTGATCTGGCGGATAATAACACGCTAGATGCGCGCACCATCGGTGATGTTTTAGCCATGGTGGACAAAGTCGATGAGGCGGTATTTCTAGCGCGCGAAACTACAGCGCAAGAAGCAGTCGATGCCTTGATTAGTCCCGATAAGAATGGCCGGCTCCCCTACGCGGCCATCGTCACGGAGACAGGCAATCGCAACCAACGCCCATTACGGATCATCACCTCATCTGACCTCGCGGTTTTAATTGATTCTTTAAGTATGGAATAG
- the tpx gene encoding thiol peroxidase, with the protein MANVTFQSNPAQTAGDLPAKGEALPDFTVVGTDLSDITPADYAGKRLVLSLFPSIDTGVCQAQTRAFNEKANSLDNTVVLCISKDLPFALERFCAAEGLDNVVAGSAFRSSFGEDFGATLQDSPLAGLLARGVVVTDEDHKVVYAKFVDEVTEEPNYDEALAAL; encoded by the coding sequence ATGGCTAATGTAACTTTTCAATCCAATCCAGCACAGACCGCAGGCGACCTTCCAGCAAAGGGCGAAGCGCTTCCAGACTTCACCGTGGTAGGCACCGACCTGTCCGATATCACCCCAGCAGACTACGCAGGCAAGCGCCTGGTACTTTCCCTGTTCCCATCGATTGATACCGGTGTGTGCCAGGCACAGACCCGTGCTTTCAATGAGAAGGCAAACTCCTTGGACAACACCGTTGTTCTTTGCATCTCCAAGGACCTTCCTTTCGCTCTGGAGCGTTTCTGCGCCGCAGAAGGCCTAGACAATGTGGTTGCAGGCTCCGCCTTCCGTTCTTCCTTCGGTGAAGACTTCGGCGCCACCTTGCAGGATTCTCCACTGGCTGGCCTTTTGGCCCGTGGCGTTGTGGTCACCGATGAAGACCACAAGGTCGTCTACGCAAAGTTCGTGGATGAGGTCACCGAAGAGCCAAACTACGATGAGGCATTGGCTGCGCTTTAA
- a CDS encoding MBL fold metallo-hydrolase gives MQILGFGAGPYKTNTYIVEHDSRAFVVDPGMHTMNQVIELSQEHGFDIEAIVLSHGHLDHTREAGDLAKRLNIPVYIHPEDEFMLDDGTGATPQTLLLFDATSMTPIDDIRHLHQGETLKLLGFEFDVHHCPGHSPGSVVIVAEDFALTGDVLFKGSIGRTDLQHSDPQAMQESLGRLLEILEDKLTLLPGHGPTTTMRAERKTNGFLLNLGDVI, from the coding sequence ATGCAAATTCTCGGTTTTGGGGCAGGTCCATATAAGACGAATACCTATATCGTCGAGCACGATAGCCGTGCGTTTGTTGTCGATCCCGGAATGCACACGATGAATCAGGTCATCGAGCTAAGTCAAGAACATGGCTTTGATATTGAGGCCATCGTGTTATCGCACGGGCACCTAGACCACACCCGGGAGGCCGGGGATTTAGCCAAGCGGTTGAACATTCCCGTTTATATTCATCCCGAGGATGAGTTTATGTTGGACGATGGCACGGGAGCAACGCCGCAGACGCTATTGCTTTTCGATGCCACGTCGATGACCCCCATTGACGATATTCGCCATCTGCACCAAGGTGAGACGCTGAAGCTCCTCGGATTCGAATTCGATGTGCACCATTGCCCGGGACATTCTCCCGGCAGCGTGGTGATCGTCGCCGAGGATTTCGCGTTGACTGGAGACGTCCTGTTTAAAGGCTCCATCGGGCGCACCGACCTGCAGCACTCTGACCCGCAGGCCATGCAAGAGTCCTTGGGTCGGTTGCTAGAAATCTTGGAAGATAAGTTGACGCTGCTGCCCGGTCATGGTCCAACGACGACGATGCGCGCGGAAAGAAAGACCAATGGGTTTCTTCTCAACCTGGGCGATGTAATCTAG
- a CDS encoding peptidylprolyl isomerase — translation MTSSNKKRGEEALTHLEREIKARDRKEKARPFGVVIASVFAILIIGGGITYFATQSGEEDVVAEDATETDTPPEEQEAITLAGQRETPLEPTVQCEYNESGEAAKDATVPNGDDISNEGTVTVNLATNQGEIPMELDRSLAPCTVNAITDLVDQGYYNDTICHRMTTGGLAVLQCGDPTGSGSGGPGFQFANEYPTDEMDDTAVQTIYPRGSIAMANAGADTNGSQFFLNYADSTLAPDYTYFGNITDEGLETLDAIAEKGVEGGGADGAPAEEVRIESATVV, via the coding sequence GTGACTAGTAGTAATAAAAAGCGTGGCGAAGAAGCCCTCACCCATCTCGAGCGTGAGATTAAAGCTCGCGACCGCAAAGAAAAGGCGCGCCCGTTTGGCGTTGTTATTGCCTCTGTCTTCGCCATTTTGATCATCGGCGGTGGCATCACCTACTTCGCCACCCAAAGCGGCGAGGAAGACGTTGTCGCTGAAGACGCCACGGAGACGGATACTCCGCCTGAAGAGCAGGAAGCAATCACTCTTGCTGGCCAGCGTGAAACACCACTGGAGCCTACCGTGCAGTGTGAGTACAACGAATCCGGCGAAGCAGCTAAGGATGCCACCGTACCTAACGGTGACGATATCTCCAATGAAGGCACGGTTACCGTGAACTTGGCGACCAACCAGGGCGAAATCCCTATGGAATTAGACCGCTCGCTGGCACCTTGTACGGTCAACGCCATTACTGATTTGGTTGATCAGGGCTACTACAACGACACCATCTGTCACCGTATGACCACCGGCGGCCTTGCTGTGCTGCAGTGTGGTGACCCAACCGGTTCTGGCTCCGGCGGACCTGGCTTCCAGTTCGCCAACGAGTACCCCACCGATGAGATGGACGACACCGCTGTTCAAACCATCTACCCACGCGGTTCTATCGCCATGGCCAATGCCGGCGCTGATACCAACGGTTCGCAGTTCTTCTTGAACTACGCTGATTCCACCCTGGCTCCTGATTACACCTACTTCGGCAACATCACCGATGAAGGCTTGGAAACTCTCGATGCCATTGCTGAAAAGGGCGTTGAAGGCGGCGGCGCCGACGGCGCTCCTGCCGAAGAAGTTCGCATTGAATCCGCGACCGTTGTCTAA
- the aspS gene encoding aspartate--tRNA ligase → MLRTHLAGELRKELTGETVTLTGWVSRRRDHGGVIFIDLRDRSGLAQAVFRESEVAEQAHELRSEFVVRVTGVVEARPEGSENPNLASGEIELNVTELEVLNKSAALPFQIDDPSTSGEVGEEARLRYRYLDLRRKAQGDALRLRSAANRAARRVLDNHEFTEIETPTLTRSTPEGARDFLVPARLKPGSWYALPQSPQLFKQLLMVAGMERYYQLARCYRDEDFRADRQPEFTQLDVEMSFVDQEDVIALGEEIIAELWKLIGYEITTPIPRMTYADAMKYYGSDKPDLRFDIKLVECTDFFKDTTFRVFQNEYVGAVVMEGGASQPRRQFDAWQEWAKQRGAKGLAYITVAEDGTLGGPVAKNITDAEREGIAEHVGAKPGDAIFFAAGDTKSSRALLGAARGEIARKNDLIKEGDWAFTWVVDAPMFEPAAEATASGDVALGNSSWTAVHHAFTSPKPEWLDSFDDNPGEATAYAYDIVCNGNEIGGGSIRIHNAEVQKRVFNVMGIGEEEAQEKFGFLLDAFQYGAPPHGGIAFGWDRIVSLLGGFDSIRDVIAFPKSGGGVDPLTDAPAPIPAQQRKETGVDFKPEKAKSKEEDKAKA, encoded by the coding sequence GTGTTGCGTACACACCTAGCGGGCGAACTCCGCAAAGAGCTCACCGGCGAAACCGTCACCTTAACCGGTTGGGTTTCCCGACGTCGTGACCACGGCGGCGTTATCTTTATTGACCTGCGCGACCGTTCCGGTCTCGCCCAGGCAGTATTCCGCGAATCTGAGGTAGCAGAGCAAGCTCACGAGCTGCGCTCAGAATTCGTCGTGAGGGTAACTGGCGTTGTGGAAGCTCGTCCAGAAGGTTCTGAAAACCCGAATCTGGCATCTGGCGAGATCGAACTCAATGTCACCGAGCTTGAGGTGTTGAATAAGTCAGCAGCACTGCCATTCCAGATTGATGACCCATCGACCTCTGGCGAGGTGGGTGAAGAAGCACGACTGCGCTACCGCTACCTCGACCTGCGTCGCAAGGCACAAGGCGATGCATTGCGCCTGCGTTCTGCAGCGAACCGTGCTGCCCGCCGCGTGCTCGATAACCACGAGTTCACCGAGATTGAAACCCCAACGCTCACCCGCTCGACCCCAGAAGGTGCGCGTGACTTCCTCGTGCCAGCACGGCTTAAGCCAGGTTCCTGGTACGCGTTGCCACAGTCGCCACAGCTGTTTAAGCAGCTGCTCATGGTCGCCGGCATGGAGCGTTACTATCAGCTAGCGCGTTGCTACCGCGACGAAGACTTCCGCGCGGACCGCCAGCCAGAATTTACCCAGCTGGATGTCGAGATGTCCTTCGTGGACCAAGAAGACGTCATTGCCTTGGGCGAAGAGATCATCGCTGAGCTGTGGAAGCTCATTGGCTATGAAATCACCACGCCAATTCCACGGATGACCTACGCCGATGCCATGAAGTACTACGGCAGTGATAAGCCGGACCTGCGCTTTGACATCAAGCTTGTAGAGTGCACCGACTTCTTCAAGGACACCACCTTCCGCGTATTCCAAAATGAATATGTCGGCGCTGTTGTGATGGAAGGTGGCGCGTCCCAGCCACGTCGCCAATTCGATGCTTGGCAAGAATGGGCAAAGCAGCGCGGTGCAAAGGGCCTTGCTTATATCACCGTTGCAGAAGACGGCACCCTCGGCGGCCCAGTGGCGAAAAACATCACTGACGCTGAGCGCGAAGGAATTGCAGAGCACGTCGGCGCAAAACCTGGCGATGCCATCTTCTTCGCCGCAGGTGATACCAAGTCGTCCCGCGCGCTGCTGGGTGCAGCACGTGGTGAGATCGCACGCAAGAATGACCTCATTAAAGAAGGCGACTGGGCATTTACCTGGGTTGTCGATGCGCCAATGTTTGAACCAGCAGCAGAAGCAACCGCATCTGGTGATGTCGCACTGGGCAACTCCTCCTGGACTGCCGTGCACCACGCGTTTACTTCTCCGAAGCCTGAGTGGTTGGACTCGTTTGATGACAACCCAGGTGAAGCAACCGCATATGCCTATGACATCGTGTGCAACGGTAACGAAATCGGTGGCGGTTCCATCCGTATCCACAACGCTGAGGTGCAAAAGCGCGTATTCAACGTCATGGGTATCGGCGAGGAAGAAGCACAAGAGAAGTTCGGCTTCTTGCTGGATGCATTCCAGTACGGCGCACCACCACACGGTGGCATCGCCTTTGGCTGGGACCGCATTGTCTCCCTGCTCGGCGGCTTTGACTCCATCCGCGATGTCATTGCCTTCCCGAAGTCGGGCGGCGGTGTCGACCCACTGACGGACGCGCCAGCTCCAATTCCTGCACAGCAGCGTAAGGAAACTGGTGTTGACTTCAAGCCTGAAAAGGCTAAGTCCAAGGAAGAAGACAAGGCGAAGGCCTAA
- a CDS encoding CE1759 family FMN reductase has product MRSLAVVTAGLSTPSSTRQLGEKIAAAVDSAVTSRGEAIEVHYIEARDYAEELAASLVNMAAETPLLDDARKTLSAADGLIVVTPIFQGSYSGLFKMFFDSLDVESINDMPTIIAATAGSARHSMVLDFALRPLMTFLHAMVMPTGVFQATEDFGTPEGTRIEQRITRAAEELANFIVANPDHVEGLAKDFSHSTGRKRKSGVGIDTDDFVPMSDLLK; this is encoded by the coding sequence ATGCGTTCGTTGGCGGTTGTCACCGCAGGCTTGTCCACCCCGTCATCGACTCGCCAGTTGGGCGAAAAGATTGCCGCGGCCGTGGATAGCGCCGTTACCTCGCGCGGTGAGGCCATTGAAGTTCACTATATTGAAGCTCGTGATTACGCCGAAGAATTGGCAGCATCACTAGTTAACATGGCTGCGGAGACGCCATTGCTTGACGATGCCAGAAAGACGCTTTCTGCAGCCGACGGCCTCATCGTGGTGACCCCGATTTTCCAAGGCAGCTATTCCGGGCTGTTTAAGATGTTCTTCGACTCCCTGGATGTCGAAAGCATCAATGACATGCCGACTATCATCGCGGCAACCGCAGGTTCCGCACGCCACAGCATGGTGCTGGACTTTGCGTTGCGACCTTTGATGACGTTCTTGCACGCGATGGTGATGCCCACCGGCGTATTCCAGGCGACCGAGGACTTTGGCACTCCCGAAGGCACACGCATCGAACAGCGTATTACTCGCGCCGCTGAGGAATTAGCGAATTTCATCGTTGCTAACCCCGACCATGTCGAAGGTCTTGCCAAGGACTTCTCCCACAGCACTGGCAGAAAACGCAAGTCTGGGGTGGGAATTGATACTGATGATTTCGTCCCGATGTCTGACTTACTAAAGTAA
- the hisS gene encoding histidine--tRNA ligase, with protein sequence MSDKKQFQALKAPKGVPDYVPPQSATFDAVRSTLVGQAYLAGYSHIELPVFEDTTLFARGVGESTDVVSKEMYTFADRGERSVTLRPEGTAGVMRAVIQHNLDRGQLPVKLAYYGPFFRYERPQAGRYRQLQQVGVEAIGVDDPALDAEVVALADRGYRALGLSEFRLEMTSLGCGNCRPAYREKLQEFLFSLDLDEETRHRAEINPLRVLDDKRPEMQEATADAPLMLDYLCEDCREHFETVKSLLNDMQVPFEINPRMVRGLDYYTKTTFEFVHDGLGAQSGIGGGGRYDGLMAQLGGQDLSGIGFGLGVDRAVLALEAEGKSIPVVEERAAVYGVALGGEAKKKMVSIVNDLRLAGISTDMSYGDRGLKGAMKGADRAGARFALVLGDQELENGTVALKDLVAHEQEDIALDNIVETLAKKLQA encoded by the coding sequence GTGAGTGATAAGAAGCAGTTTCAAGCCCTCAAGGCACCCAAGGGCGTGCCTGATTACGTTCCGCCGCAGTCCGCGACTTTTGACGCCGTGCGCTCCACTCTTGTGGGACAAGCGTATTTAGCGGGTTATTCACATATTGAACTGCCGGTGTTTGAAGACACCACGCTTTTTGCACGCGGTGTCGGGGAATCCACCGATGTGGTGTCCAAGGAAATGTATACCTTCGCTGACCGTGGCGAGCGTAGCGTGACCTTGCGTCCTGAAGGCACCGCGGGCGTGATGCGCGCTGTTATCCAGCACAACTTGGATCGTGGACAGCTGCCAGTCAAGCTTGCTTATTACGGCCCCTTTTTCCGCTATGAACGTCCGCAGGCAGGCCGCTACCGTCAGCTGCAGCAGGTGGGCGTCGAAGCCATCGGCGTGGATGATCCTGCCTTAGACGCAGAAGTCGTTGCTTTGGCAGACCGCGGGTACCGTGCCTTGGGACTGAGCGAATTCCGCCTCGAGATGACCTCGTTGGGCTGCGGCAACTGCCGTCCGGCCTACCGCGAAAAGCTCCAGGAATTCCTCTTCTCCTTGGACCTGGACGAGGAAACTCGCCACCGCGCGGAAATTAATCCGCTGCGCGTTTTGGATGATAAACGCCCAGAGATGCAAGAAGCGACCGCCGATGCTCCACTCATGCTGGATTATCTGTGTGAAGACTGCCGCGAGCACTTTGAAACCGTGAAGTCTTTGCTCAATGACATGCAAGTGCCGTTTGAGATCAATCCTCGTATGGTGCGTGGCTTGGACTATTACACCAAGACCACCTTCGAGTTTGTTCACGACGGCCTGGGCGCCCAGTCGGGCATTGGCGGCGGTGGCCGCTACGACGGGCTCATGGCGCAGCTAGGCGGTCAGGACCTGTCTGGCATCGGCTTCGGTCTCGGTGTGGACCGCGCCGTGCTGGCCCTGGAAGCAGAGGGCAAGTCCATTCCCGTCGTCGAGGAGCGCGCAGCAGTATATGGCGTTGCCTTGGGCGGCGAAGCTAAAAAGAAAATGGTTTCCATCGTCAACGACCTGCGTCTGGCGGGCATTAGCACCGATATGTCCTATGGCGACCGTGGCTTAAAAGGCGCGATGAAGGGCGCCGACCGTGCGGGTGCGCGTTTCGCTTTGGTCCTTGGTGACCAGGAGTTAGAAAACGGCACCGTGGCACTGAAGGACTTGGTTGCCCATGAGCAAGAAGATATTGCGCTAGACAATATCGTGGAGACCTTGGCCAAAAAGCTTCAGGCCTAG
- a CDS encoding L-serine ammonia-lyase → MTISVIDIFSIGVGPSSSHTVGPMRAAKTFVESLPHIPATVHTELRGSLSATGKGHSTDRAVILGLAGWTPLTVPVDAEPRAGSLIAREGSISGPAGSMNYSIAFNNKPVPEHPNCLIFSAWDKDGNELASNMEYFSVGGGFVLSRAELDAQLQETQEVPAGMAAAQNNDDAMPYDFTTGDQLLALCHEHDKTIWEIVAANEDFIHRDDGGIAKVNAHLDLVWDVMRECVTDGISAKGILPGGLQVSRRAPQLYAQLLDHRDDPASGFSAMEWVNLYALAVNEQNAAGGRVVTAPTNGACGIIPAVLHYARDFLPDFTRETACRFLLTAGAVGMIIKQNASISGAEVGCQGEVGSASSMAAAGLAEILGSTPAQIENAAEIALEHNLGLTCDPVGGLVQIPCIERNAIGAVKSINSARLARMGEGTHHVTLDNAVQTMAETGRDMHTKYKETSLGGLAKTLGISVSHVEC, encoded by the coding sequence ATGACTATTAGCGTCATTGACATCTTCTCCATCGGCGTCGGGCCATCGTCTTCACATACCGTCGGCCCCATGCGTGCGGCCAAGACCTTTGTGGAGTCTTTGCCCCACATACCAGCCACCGTGCACACCGAGCTGCGCGGTTCCTTATCCGCTACGGGTAAAGGCCACTCCACTGACCGCGCCGTCATTTTAGGACTAGCCGGCTGGACGCCGCTGACTGTTCCCGTCGATGCCGAACCCCGCGCTGGCAGTCTGATTGCCCGCGAAGGCTCGATCTCTGGTCCCGCGGGCAGTATGAATTACTCAATTGCGTTTAATAACAAGCCCGTTCCCGAACACCCCAATTGCCTGATCTTTAGTGCCTGGGATAAAGACGGTAATGAACTTGCCAGCAATATGGAGTACTTTTCCGTCGGTGGCGGTTTCGTGCTCTCCCGTGCCGAGTTAGATGCGCAGCTGCAAGAAACTCAAGAGGTCCCCGCTGGCATGGCCGCAGCACAAAATAACGATGATGCCATGCCCTATGATTTCACCACTGGTGATCAGCTCTTGGCCTTGTGTCACGAACACGATAAGACCATCTGGGAGATTGTCGCCGCGAATGAAGACTTCATCCACCGCGACGACGGCGGTATTGCGAAAGTTAACGCACACTTAGATCTGGTGTGGGATGTTATGCGCGAGTGCGTGACCGATGGCATCTCTGCGAAAGGAATTCTGCCTGGCGGCCTGCAGGTTAGCCGCCGTGCGCCACAGCTCTATGCCCAATTACTCGATCACCGCGATGATCCGGCATCCGGGTTTTCTGCGATGGAATGGGTCAACCTTTATGCCCTTGCTGTCAATGAGCAAAATGCTGCCGGCGGCCGCGTGGTCACCGCTCCGACCAATGGTGCTTGCGGCATTATCCCCGCGGTATTACACTACGCGCGCGATTTCCTGCCCGATTTCACGCGCGAAACTGCATGTCGCTTCCTGCTCACCGCTGGTGCCGTCGGCATGATCATCAAACAAAATGCGTCTATTTCCGGCGCGGAAGTCGGCTGCCAAGGCGAGGTCGGCTCTGCTTCTTCCATGGCGGCTGCCGGTTTGGCAGAAATTTTGGGTTCAACGCCTGCCCAGATTGAAAACGCGGCGGAAATCGCCCTGGAGCATAACTTAGGCCTGACCTGCGATCCCGTCGGTGGATTGGTGCAAATTCCGTGTATCGAGCGCAATGCGATCGGTGCTGTGAAGTCTATTAATTCCGCGCGCTTGGCACGCATGGGTGAAGGCACACACCACGTCACCTTAGATAATGCCGTGCAGACCATGGCCGAAACCGGCCGCGATATGCACACCAAGTACAAAGAAACCTCCCTTGGTGGTTTGGCAAAGACCTTAGGAATCTCTGTCTCCCACGTGGAGTGCTAA
- a CDS encoding neutral zinc metallopeptidase: protein MTFKKGSVPQGRRASSGRGGRGGMIAAGGGLGSVLLVGLFLLLGGSPSQIDDVFGGQDQSQPAIEGGEESTDALAHCQTLEDGNTYADCRVDYTGISVDNVWAEVLPQQAGIDYTEPGRNIFRDATQTGCGAASSATGPFYCPGDQTAYFDVSFFEQLEQLGGSDAPLAQMYIVAHEFGHHVQQLEGTLGLSNYNDPGADSNAVKIELQADCYAGIWASHADKGEDALLEPITPEQVATAVDTARAVGDDNIQQRSGGEIRPDTFTHGSSQQRQDAFLTGYNEGSMASCDFLERGVYNS from the coding sequence ATGACATTCAAAAAGGGTTCCGTTCCGCAGGGCAGACGCGCTTCGTCCGGTCGCGGAGGCCGCGGGGGCATGATCGCTGCCGGCGGTGGTCTTGGTTCAGTGTTGTTGGTCGGTCTTTTCCTTCTCTTGGGCGGTAGCCCGTCGCAAATCGATGACGTTTTCGGCGGACAAGACCAGTCACAGCCGGCGATCGAAGGCGGCGAGGAAAGCACCGACGCCTTGGCACACTGCCAAACCTTGGAAGATGGCAATACTTATGCCGATTGCCGCGTTGATTACACCGGCATTTCCGTCGATAACGTGTGGGCCGAGGTACTTCCCCAGCAGGCTGGCATTGACTACACGGAACCGGGTCGCAATATTTTCCGCGATGCCACCCAGACTGGCTGCGGTGCGGCATCCTCAGCCACCGGCCCGTTTTATTGCCCCGGCGATCAAACTGCCTATTTTGATGTCTCGTTCTTTGAACAGCTCGAGCAATTAGGCGGCTCCGATGCGCCATTGGCACAGATGTATATCGTTGCCCACGAATTTGGCCATCACGTGCAGCAGCTTGAAGGCACCCTAGGGTTGTCGAATTATAACGACCCCGGTGCAGATTCCAACGCTGTCAAAATTGAGTTGCAGGCAGACTGCTACGCCGGAATTTGGGCATCGCACGCTGATAAGGGCGAGGATGCACTATTGGAGCCAATCACCCCGGAGCAAGTAGCCACAGCAGTAGATACTGCCCGCGCGGTGGGCGATGACAATATCCAGCAACGCTCCGGCGGGGAGATTCGTCCCGATACTTTTACTCACGGCAGCTCCCAGCAACGCCAGGATGCTTTCCTGACCGGCTATAACGAAGGTTCCATGGCATCATGCGACTTCCTCGAGCGCGGGGTTTACAACTCCTAA
- a CDS encoding DUF421 domain-containing protein: MDQARQQLYIDPARIPIVILAAVAIYLVFLMLVKIFGSRVLASMSASDAVVIIMFGAVAGRVLIGHPPTLATGIIGLATLMALQAFFGLLREKIGIGHIIDRDPILLMFDGTIVSNGLRKSHFSYDDVRTSIRNAGLGSFTQVQAMILEPSGDVSIIRVGTKLDPEILQDVRGAQELLQAPKQEPHP, from the coding sequence ATGGACCAGGCCCGACAACAGCTTTATATCGACCCAGCCCGCATTCCCATCGTCATTCTCGCGGCTGTAGCGATTTACCTAGTCTTCTTAATGCTAGTAAAGATCTTCGGCTCGCGCGTCCTTGCATCGATGTCAGCGTCTGATGCCGTCGTCATCATCATGTTCGGCGCTGTGGCCGGTCGCGTACTGATAGGACATCCGCCGACGCTTGCAACGGGCATCATCGGTCTTGCTACCTTGATGGCGCTGCAAGCATTCTTCGGCCTTCTCCGCGAAAAGATTGGGATCGGCCATATCATTGACCGCGATCCGATCTTGTTGATGTTTGACGGAACCATTGTCAGCAACGGTCTGCGAAAGTCTCACTTTTCCTACGATGATGTCCGAACTTCGATCCGCAATGCCGGCCTCGGAAGCTTCACACAAGTACAAGCAATGATCCTCGAGCCCTCCGGCGATGTCTCTATTATCCGTGTCGGTACGAAACTCGACCCGGAGATCTTGCAAGATGTACGCGGAGCTCAAGAACTTCTACAAGCACCCAAGCAGGAACCGCACCCTTAG
- a CDS encoding CE1758 family FMN-dependent luciferase-like monooxygenase, translating to MQFGIMTIGDVTQDPLTGKTPTEHERINSMTQIALKAEEVGLDVFATGEHHNPPFVPSSPTTHLGYIAAQTENLILSTSTTLITTNDPLKIAEDFAFLQHLSGGRVDLMMGRGNTGPVYPWFGKDIREGIPLSIENYHLLRRLWREKNISWEGKFRTPLQGYTSTPFPLDDVPPFVWHGSIRSPQIAEQAAFYGDGYFHNNIFWNKEHVAQMVGMYRRRFEAYGHGRADQAIVGLGGQIFVADTEEEAKKQFRPYFDVAPVYGHGPSLEEFTELTPLTVGTVEQVIDRTMQFADWVGDYQRQLFLMDHAGLPLEVVLNQIEILGTQIVPELRRRMEERRPEHVPSNPPSHASLKANRENPHFQVAPGKVAEES from the coding sequence ATGCAATTTGGAATCATGACCATTGGCGATGTCACCCAAGACCCGCTAACCGGCAAGACCCCGACCGAGCACGAGCGCATTAATTCCATGACCCAGATCGCGCTTAAGGCCGAGGAAGTAGGGCTGGACGTCTTTGCCACGGGCGAGCACCACAATCCACCGTTTGTGCCCTCCTCGCCCACCACGCACTTGGGTTATATCGCAGCGCAGACAGAAAATCTCATCCTGTCGACATCGACTACGTTGATTACCACCAATGACCCACTGAAGATCGCCGAAGACTTCGCCTTCTTGCAGCACCTATCCGGCGGGCGCGTGGATTTGATGATGGGCCGCGGCAACACCGGTCCGGTGTACCCATGGTTTGGCAAGGACATCCGCGAAGGTATCCCTTTGTCGATTGAAAATTACCACTTGCTGCGCCGTTTATGGCGCGAGAAGAACATTTCTTGGGAAGGTAAATTCCGCACCCCGCTGCAGGGATATACCTCTACGCCGTTCCCACTCGATGATGTCCCACCATTTGTCTGGCATGGTTCCATCCGCTCGCCACAGATTGCAGAGCAAGCAGCATTTTATGGCGATGGCTACTTCCACAACAATATCTTCTGGAATAAAGAACACGTCGCGCAAATGGTCGGCATGTACCGTCGCCGCTTCGAAGCCTATGGCCACGGCCGCGCGGACCAAGCCATCGTCGGCCTCGGCGGGCAAATCTTCGTCGCCGACACCGAAGAAGAAGCAAAGAAGCAGTTCCGCCCTTACTTCGATGTCGCACCGGTCTACGGACACGGCCCCAGCTTGGAAGAATTTACCGAGCTAACTCCACTGACCGTCGGCACCGTGGAGCAGGTCATTGACCGCACCATGCAATTTGCCGACTGGGTCGGCGATTACCAGCGCCAGCTCTTCCTCATGGATCACGCCGGTCTGCCACTGGAAGTTGTGCTCAACCAGATCGAAATCCTGGGCACCCAGATCGTTCCGGAGCTGCGTCGTCGCATGGAAGAACGTCGCCCTGAGCACGTGCCGTCCAACCCACCGTCACACGCATCGCTGAAGGCCAACCGCGAGAACCCGCACTTCCAGGTCGCACCGGGCAAGGTAGCAGAGGAATCCTAG